TCAAAATCATTGTTGAGAAATATTCTGATGGTTATATAGCCTATCCGCTTGGCCTCAAGGGGGTTGTTGTCGGCGAAGGCGACACTTATGAGGAGGTGTTGGCCGACATCAAGTCCGCCATTCGCTTCCACATTGAAACTTTCGGGAAGGAAGTTCTCGATGTTGAGTCATACGTGCTCGAGGCGTTTGTAGCTGAAGCGGGAGTGGCTATCTAATGCCCAAATTTCCGATTGATGCTCCCAAACGACGCGTCATTAAAGCGTTCGAACTATTGGGTTTCCACCTTGTTCGAGAGCGTGAGCATATTGCGATGGTGCGGGAAAATCCAGATGGTACACAGACGCCATTGACTATGCCCAATCACACTCGGATCAAGGGATCGACTTTAAGAACGATTTGTACGCAAGTTGATATACCTCGTGATGACTTTCTGAACGCTTATGAACAAACTTAA
This genomic stretch from candidate division KSB1 bacterium harbors:
- a CDS encoding type II toxin-antitoxin system HicA family toxin, translating into MPKFPIDAPKRRVIKAFELLGFHLVREREHIAMVRENPDGTQTPLTMPNHTRIKGSTLRTICTQVDIPRDDFLNAYEQT
- a CDS encoding type II toxin-antitoxin system HicB family antitoxin; its protein translation is MKQFKIIVEKYSDGYIAYPLGLKGVVVGEGDTYEEVLADIKSAIRFHIETFGKEVLDVESYVLEAFVAEAGVAI